Proteins encoded within one genomic window of Variovorax sp. OAS795:
- the rplI gene encoding 50S ribosomal protein L9: MQIILLDKVLNVGALGDIVKVKDGYARNFLIPTGRARRATAANKAEFEAKRVELEKAAAAKLAEMQAQGEKLGGTTVKLTQKAGVDGRLFGSVTNGDIAEELGKQGYKVAKSQVRLPNGPIKVVGDSTVSVALHTDVVVDITVTVYGETA, from the coding sequence ATGCAAATCATTCTTCTGGACAAGGTTCTGAACGTCGGTGCCCTGGGCGATATCGTCAAGGTCAAGGACGGCTACGCCCGCAACTTCCTGATCCCGACGGGCCGCGCCCGCCGCGCCACCGCCGCCAACAAGGCCGAATTCGAAGCCAAGCGCGTCGAACTCGAAAAGGCTGCGGCCGCCAAGCTGGCCGAAATGCAAGCCCAAGGCGAGAAGCTCGGTGGCACGACCGTCAAGCTGACCCAAAAGGCCGGCGTCGACGGCCGCCTGTTCGGCTCGGTCACCAACGGCGACATCGCCGAAGAACTCGGCAAGCAGGGCTACAAGGTTGCCAAGTCGCAAGTGCGCCTGCCCAACGGCCCGATCAAGGTCGTCGGCGACAGCACCGTGAGCGTTGCGCTGCACACCGACGTGGTGGTCGACATCACCGTCACGGTCTACGGCGAAACCGCCTGA
- the dnaB gene encoding replicative DNA helicase, whose amino-acid sequence MSAVFSYADNDPSADRQVGKLRIPPHSIEAESSVLGGLLLDNGAWDRMGDLLVDGDFYRHEHKLIYAAIGGLINASKPADVITVYEQLQGLGKAEEIGGLVYLNSLAQYVPSASNIRRYAEIVRERSILRKLVSASDEIATNAFNTQGKSVDKILDEAEQKIFNIGEEGTRMKQGFQSMDALVVELLDRVTEMAENPNDITGVRTGFYEFDKMTSGLQPGDMIVLAARPSMGKTSLAINIAEHVALNEGLPVAVFSMEMGASQLAVRIVGSIGRIDQGHLRTGKLSDEEWPRLTEAIEKLRNVSLHIDETPGLTTSELRANARRLARQYGRLGLIVVDYLQLMSVSTSMNDENRATAVGEISRGLKMLAKELKCPVIALSQLSRGVESRTDKRPMMSDLRESGAIEQDADIIMFIYRDDYYDKNSKEPGVAEVIISKHRNGPTGTVKLTFLKPLTKFENMASYGSSDDY is encoded by the coding sequence ATGTCCGCCGTTTTCTCCTATGCCGACAACGACCCGTCGGCCGATCGCCAGGTCGGCAAGCTTCGCATTCCGCCTCACTCGATCGAGGCCGAATCGAGCGTGCTCGGCGGGCTGCTGCTCGACAACGGCGCGTGGGACCGCATGGGCGACCTGCTGGTGGACGGCGACTTCTACCGCCATGAGCACAAGCTGATCTACGCGGCCATCGGGGGGCTGATCAATGCCAGCAAGCCGGCCGACGTGATCACCGTGTACGAGCAGCTGCAGGGCCTTGGCAAGGCGGAGGAAATCGGGGGCCTGGTGTACCTGAACTCGCTCGCGCAGTACGTGCCGAGCGCAAGCAACATCCGACGCTACGCGGAGATCGTGCGCGAGCGCTCGATCCTGCGCAAGCTCGTGTCCGCGAGCGACGAGATCGCGACCAACGCCTTCAACACGCAAGGCAAGTCGGTCGACAAGATCCTGGACGAGGCCGAGCAGAAGATCTTCAACATCGGCGAAGAAGGCACGCGGATGAAGCAGGGCTTCCAGAGCATGGATGCCCTGGTGGTCGAACTGCTCGACCGCGTGACGGAGATGGCGGAGAACCCGAACGACATCACCGGCGTGCGCACCGGCTTCTACGAGTTCGACAAGATGACCTCGGGCCTGCAGCCGGGCGACATGATCGTGCTGGCGGCGCGTCCCTCCATGGGCAAGACCTCGCTGGCCATCAACATCGCCGAGCACGTGGCGCTCAACGAAGGGTTGCCGGTGGCGGTCTTCTCGATGGAAATGGGCGCTTCGCAGCTCGCGGTGCGTATCGTCGGCTCCATCGGCCGCATCGACCAGGGGCACCTGCGTACCGGCAAGCTCAGCGACGAAGAGTGGCCGCGCCTGACCGAGGCGATCGAGAAGCTGCGCAATGTGTCGCTGCACATCGACGAGACGCCGGGCCTCACCACCAGCGAGCTGCGCGCCAACGCGCGCCGCCTCGCGCGCCAGTACGGGCGGCTGGGGCTCATCGTGGTCGACTACCTGCAGCTCATGAGCGTGTCGACCAGCATGAACGACGAAAACCGCGCCACAGCGGTGGGCGAAATTTCGCGGGGCCTGAAGATGCTCGCCAAGGAGCTCAAGTGCCCGGTGATCGCGCTGTCGCAGTTGAGCCGCGGCGTTGAAAGCCGCACCGACAAGCGTCCCATGATGAGCGACCTGCGCGAATCCGGCGCCATCGAGCAGGACGCGGACATCATCATGTTCATCTACCGCGACGACTACTACGACAAGAACAGCAAGGAGCCGGGCGTCGCCGAGGTGATCATCAGCAAGCACCGCAACGGTCCCACGGGCACCGTCAAGCTGACCTTCCTGAAGCCGCTCACCAAGTTCGAGAACATGGCCAGCTACGGCAGCAGCGACGACTACTGA
- a CDS encoding YafY family protein: protein MRRADRLFQLVQLIRGRRLTTAAFLAQRLEVSERTVYRDVADLQHQGVPIEGEAGVGYRLGAGFELPPLMFTQEEASALVAAARLAQSWVDPALARNIETGLGKILSVLPAAARVSAEALALYAPALGLDDAMRNRLQTLREAVEARQKLRLSYRDVSGDASERTVRPLGCFYWGKVWTLSTWCELRSDFRGFRIDRMDAVEVLPERFRDEAGKTLADMLRQVKARSAEAKRLEQQPQ from the coding sequence ATGCGCCGCGCCGACCGCCTCTTCCAGCTCGTGCAGCTGATCCGCGGCCGCCGGCTCACCACGGCCGCCTTCCTCGCGCAGCGCCTGGAAGTGTCGGAGCGCACGGTGTATCGCGACGTGGCCGACCTGCAGCACCAGGGCGTACCGATCGAAGGCGAAGCCGGCGTGGGCTACCGGCTCGGCGCGGGCTTCGAGCTGCCGCCGCTGATGTTCACGCAGGAGGAGGCTTCAGCGCTCGTGGCTGCGGCACGGCTGGCGCAGAGCTGGGTCGATCCGGCGCTGGCACGCAACATCGAAACCGGGCTGGGCAAGATCCTCTCGGTCCTGCCCGCGGCGGCCCGCGTCTCGGCGGAAGCACTGGCGCTCTATGCGCCCGCGCTGGGCCTGGACGATGCCATGCGCAATCGGCTCCAGACCTTGCGTGAGGCCGTGGAGGCACGCCAGAAGCTGCGCCTCAGCTACCGTGACGTGTCGGGCGATGCCAGTGAACGCACCGTGCGCCCGCTCGGCTGCTTCTACTGGGGCAAGGTCTGGACGCTGTCTACCTGGTGCGAACTGCGCAGCGACTTTCGCGGTTTTCGCATCGACCGCATGGACGCGGTCGAGGTGCTGCCAGAGCGCTTTCGCGACGAAGCGGGCAAGACGCTGGCCGACATGCTGCGCCAGGTGAAGGCCCGCTCGGCGGAAGCAAAGCGGCTCGAGCAGCAACCACAATAG
- the rpsF gene encoding 30S ribosomal protein S6, producing MRHYEIILLIHPDQSEQVPAMLERYKGLITAGGGKIHRVEDWGRRQLAYQINKLNKAHYLCVNIEAEQTVMGELEHAFKFNDAVLRHLTVQKKKAETGPSSMMKTVEREEARKAQQAEYAANNS from the coding sequence ATGCGTCACTACGAAATCATTTTGCTGATCCACCCGGATCAGAGCGAACAAGTTCCGGCCATGCTGGAGCGCTACAAGGGCCTCATCACGGCCGGCGGTGGCAAGATCCACCGCGTTGAAGACTGGGGCCGCCGCCAGCTGGCCTACCAGATCAACAAGCTCAACAAGGCGCACTACCTGTGCGTCAACATTGAAGCAGAGCAAACCGTGATGGGCGAACTCGAACACGCGTTCAAGTTCAACGACGCCGTGCTGCGCCACCTCACCGTCCAGAAGAAGAAGGCCGAAACCGGTCCTTCGTCGATGATGAAGACGGTCGAGCGCGAAGAAGCACGCAAGGCCCAGCAGGCCGAATACGCCGCCAACAACAGCTGA
- the rpsR gene encoding 30S ribosomal protein S18, whose protein sequence is MATFKKFNKDKRPKRNTQSLLFKRKRFCRFTVAGVEEIDYKDIDTLRDFISENGKIIPARLTGTRAIYQRQLNTAIKRARFLAMVPYSDQHRV, encoded by the coding sequence ATGGCCACGTTCAAGAAATTCAACAAAGACAAGCGCCCGAAGCGCAACACCCAGTCGCTGCTGTTCAAGCGCAAGCGCTTCTGCCGTTTCACCGTCGCTGGCGTCGAGGAAATCGACTACAAGGACATCGACACGCTGCGTGACTTCATCAGCGAAAACGGCAAGATCATCCCCGCACGCCTGACCGGCACGCGCGCGATCTACCAGCGCCAGCTCAACACCGCGATCAAGCGCGCACGCTTCCTCGCGATGGTGCCGTACAGCGACCAGCACCGCGTCTAA
- the priB gene encoding primosomal replication protein N: MTAAAAAATGVNQLVLTASVAELGALRYTPAGLPAIDLKLEHESTLQEAGKSRQVKTALKAVAFGAIAERLATQSMGSLWRFQGFLATPGNGKHPVLHIQDFQQD, encoded by the coding sequence GTGACCGCTGCCGCTGCTGCGGCAACCGGGGTCAATCAGCTTGTGCTGACCGCCTCTGTTGCCGAACTCGGAGCCTTGCGATACACGCCCGCCGGCCTTCCCGCCATCGACCTGAAGCTCGAACACGAATCGACGCTCCAGGAGGCAGGAAAGTCCAGGCAGGTGAAGACGGCCCTCAAGGCCGTTGCCTTCGGCGCCATCGCCGAACGGCTCGCAACGCAGTCGATGGGAAGCCTCTGGCGTTTTCAGGGATTTCTCGCGACACCGGGCAACGGCAAGCATCCGGTCCTGCACATCCAGGATTTTCAGCAAGATTAA
- a CDS encoding PhoH family protein, which yields MPLPPAPTKRAALLSPDAHDAPARSSHRGSRRSGESRADSASPSGSQPLELFDRNTAEAAGGSGEAAPSARGRSKPAPSRNPERNPERGNDRNHEQRPAARGEPEAPPAVYVPAPSPVAAPQVPTRSKRAKSNGAAKLFVLDTNVLLHDPMCLFRFEEHDIFLPMIVLEELDGHKKGTTEVARNGRQTSRTLDALAGTQDADIAKGLKLDTTGHREAGGKLFFQTEPLDYSLPVSLPQGKADNQILGVVQALRDLYAKDQPGRAKQEVVLVSKDINMRVKARALGLAADDYQNDKTLEDGDLLYAGSLALPPDFWTRQSKTVESWQSGSNTFYRVSGPLVPNLYINQFVYFEAPGEPSMYARVTEIRDKTAVFKTLKDYSSGKNAVWGVNTRNREQNFAMNLLMDPEVDFVTLTGTAGTGKTLMALASGLTQVLDDRRYTEIIMTRATVSVGEDIGFLPGTEEEKMGPWMGALDDNLEFLAKGDGGGAGEWGRAATNELIRSRIKVKSMNFMRGRTFLNKYVIIDEAQNLTPKQMKTLITRAGPGTKIICMGNLAQIDTPYLTEGSSGLTFAVDKFKGWPHGGHITLARGERSRLADFASDVL from the coding sequence ATGCCACTGCCCCCCGCCCCCACGAAACGCGCCGCATTGCTCTCGCCGGATGCGCACGATGCACCCGCCCGCTCCTCTCACCGGGGCTCGCGCCGCTCGGGCGAATCGCGTGCCGATTCGGCTTCCCCGAGCGGCTCGCAGCCGCTCGAACTGTTCGACCGGAATACCGCCGAGGCGGCAGGCGGCAGCGGCGAGGCCGCACCTTCGGCCCGCGGCAGGTCGAAACCCGCTCCTTCCCGCAACCCGGAGCGCAACCCCGAACGCGGCAATGACCGCAACCACGAGCAGCGCCCCGCAGCCCGCGGCGAACCCGAGGCGCCGCCTGCTGTCTACGTGCCCGCGCCTTCGCCTGTGGCGGCGCCGCAGGTTCCGACCCGTTCCAAGCGCGCCAAGTCGAACGGCGCCGCCAAGCTGTTCGTGCTCGACACGAACGTGCTGCTGCACGACCCGATGTGCCTGTTCCGCTTCGAGGAACACGACATCTTCCTGCCGATGATCGTGCTGGAGGAACTGGACGGCCACAAGAAGGGCACCACCGAAGTGGCGCGCAACGGCCGCCAGACCAGCCGCACGCTGGATGCGCTGGCCGGCACGCAGGACGCCGACATCGCCAAGGGCCTGAAGCTCGACACCACGGGGCACCGCGAGGCTGGCGGAAAGCTGTTCTTCCAGACCGAGCCGCTGGACTACTCGCTGCCGGTCAGCCTGCCCCAGGGCAAGGCCGACAACCAGATCCTGGGCGTGGTGCAGGCGCTGCGCGACCTCTATGCCAAGGACCAGCCCGGGCGTGCGAAGCAGGAGGTGGTGCTGGTGTCCAAGGACATCAACATGCGCGTCAAGGCGCGCGCCCTCGGCCTTGCCGCCGACGACTACCAGAACGACAAGACGCTGGAAGACGGCGACCTGCTCTATGCGGGCTCGCTCGCGCTGCCGCCCGACTTCTGGACCCGCCAGAGCAAGACGGTCGAAAGCTGGCAGAGCGGCAGCAACACTTTCTATCGCGTCAGCGGGCCGCTGGTGCCCAACCTGTACATCAACCAGTTCGTCTATTTCGAGGCGCCCGGCGAGCCGAGCATGTATGCGCGCGTCACCGAGATCCGCGACAAGACCGCCGTCTTCAAGACCTTGAAGGACTACAGCTCGGGCAAGAACGCCGTGTGGGGCGTGAACACGCGCAACCGCGAGCAGAACTTCGCGATGAACCTGCTCATGGACCCCGAGGTCGACTTCGTCACGCTCACCGGCACCGCCGGCACTGGCAAGACGCTGATGGCGCTGGCCTCGGGCCTGACGCAGGTGCTCGACGACCGGCGCTACACCGAGATCATCATGACCCGGGCCACCGTGAGCGTGGGCGAGGACATCGGCTTTTTGCCCGGCACCGAGGAAGAAAAGATGGGCCCCTGGATGGGCGCGCTCGACGACAACCTCGAGTTCCTCGCCAAGGGCGACGGCGGCGGCGCCGGCGAATGGGGCCGCGCGGCCACCAACGAGCTGATCCGCAGCCGCATCAAGGTCAAGAGCATGAACTTCATGCGCGGGCGCACCTTCCTGAACAAGTACGTGATCATCGACGAAGCGCAGAACCTGACGCCCAAGCAGATGAAGACGCTGATCACCCGGGCCGGCCCGGGGACCAAGATCATCTGCATGGGCAACCTCGCGCAGATCGACACGCCCTACCTGACCGAAGGCTCCTCGGGCCTGACCTTCGCGGTCGACAAGTTCAAGGGCTGGCCGCACGGCGGGCACATCACGCTGGCGCGCGGCGAACGCTCGCGCCTGGCCGACTTCGCGAGCGACGTGCTCTAG
- a CDS encoding GyrI-like domain-containing protein produces the protein MQKTHPMDPVRQHHGAFHVAGLTGRTTNRAEDDPATARIGALWNRFFGEETYRSTPDRTSDARIFGVYSSYESDADGAFDVTVGVAVADARGSVAIEPGDYLVFEGQGEMPQMVVATWERIWQYFEAHPEITRRYRSDFEAYEGPDKVAIHIGVS, from the coding sequence ATGCAGAAGACACACCCGATGGACCCCGTCCGCCAGCATCATGGCGCTTTCCACGTCGCCGGCCTCACCGGCCGAACGACCAACCGCGCGGAGGACGATCCCGCGACCGCCCGCATCGGCGCGCTGTGGAATCGCTTCTTCGGCGAAGAGACCTACCGGTCGACGCCCGATCGCACAAGCGACGCCCGTATCTTCGGTGTCTATTCCAGCTACGAATCCGATGCTGATGGCGCCTTCGACGTGACGGTAGGCGTGGCCGTCGCGGATGCAAGGGGCAGCGTAGCCATCGAGCCCGGCGACTACCTCGTCTTCGAGGGCCAGGGTGAAATGCCGCAGATGGTGGTCGCCACCTGGGAGCGCATCTGGCAGTATTTCGAGGCGCACCCGGAAATCACGCGCCGCTACCGCAGCGATTTCGAAGCCTACGAGGGGCCGGACAAGGTGGCGATCCACATCGGAGTTTCATGA
- a CDS encoding VOC family protein, whose protein sequence is MQNAISWFEIPVADLDRAQAFYETVLGRKLRRETFGSETLAVFPYDDPATGGALQAGANASARAGSGIRIYLDCMPSIDAVLARVEKAGGQIVEPKSALPPGMGFIAHLRDTEGNEVGLHALE, encoded by the coding sequence ATGCAAAACGCCATCAGCTGGTTCGAGATTCCCGTCGCCGACCTCGACCGCGCGCAGGCTTTCTACGAGACCGTGCTCGGCCGCAAGCTGCGCCGCGAGACCTTTGGCAGCGAGACGCTGGCCGTGTTCCCCTACGACGACCCGGCCACGGGCGGCGCCCTCCAGGCCGGCGCGAACGCCAGCGCACGCGCCGGCAGCGGCATCCGCATCTACCTGGACTGCATGCCCAGCATCGATGCCGTGCTCGCGCGCGTCGAGAAAGCAGGTGGCCAGATCGTCGAGCCGAAGTCCGCACTGCCGCCCGGCATGGGCTTCATCGCGCATCTGCGCGACACCGAGGGCAACGAAGTCGGCCTTCACGCCCTGGAGTGA
- a CDS encoding EVE domain-containing protein, which produces MAQRNWIAVASAEHARRGRDHKPLGFMQVGHGKLGPLKRVAAGDRVAYYAPATVFGGTDKLQSFVSIGIAQPGEPYEFDMGGGFIPWRRDVAYAPSREAPIAPLIEHLAFVENPSQWGYKFRFGMFEVSDADMMLIARTMKADLKALAL; this is translated from the coding sequence ATGGCACAGCGCAACTGGATCGCCGTTGCCAGCGCCGAGCACGCCCGGCGCGGGCGCGACCACAAGCCGCTCGGCTTCATGCAGGTCGGCCATGGCAAGCTGGGGCCGCTCAAGCGCGTTGCAGCCGGCGACCGCGTGGCCTACTACGCGCCGGCCACGGTGTTCGGCGGCACGGACAAGCTGCAGAGCTTCGTGTCGATCGGCATCGCGCAACCTGGCGAGCCTTACGAATTCGATATGGGCGGGGGCTTCATCCCCTGGCGCCGCGACGTGGCCTACGCGCCTTCGCGCGAGGCGCCCATCGCTCCATTGATCGAGCACCTTGCCTTCGTCGAGAACCCGAGCCAATGGGGCTACAAGTTCCGCTTCGGCATGTTCGAAGTCAGCGATGCCGACATGATGCTGATCGCTCGAACCATGAAAGCCGACCTGAAGGCGCTCGCGCTTTGA